The Bradysia coprophila strain Holo2 unplaced genomic scaffold, BU_Bcop_v1 contig_151, whole genome shotgun sequence genome contains a region encoding:
- the LOC119074552 gene encoding cytospin-A-like isoform X4, translated as MIKLKSLFRRGQGPSGSKHSSSSNHTQQLKSGSTASSSDNIDSTGIISKPPKHYQESKDRTDQKYRGSRDKLSSRESLDVKETTKHSFQQDSYNQPRLQSMPLIQQQQHVGNNNMIDQRDVSNYTVDPLAEINFDGPKEGARQQSRMQDLHSHIERLSREKMALESTVVELSSYKNEVVSLRSDMSKLQVSHDRGLNEMQRLADENQSLRNRLRDVVHSPLSDNEKQQIIDDSQRLHSSAPASIALPSNHENDGTPCVTPDWDKHSLSSEVSVACLQDKINQMEETHYSTNEELQATLQELADLQSQLAELQSDNDRLAEEKDVLFQSLCRQTEKLEDSRNQIGTLQELLLRESNVGENGTTEREQKLLDLLKNAQEERESLFIKQEELNSVLNEHRIQLENASIEQTRLKERISLLDSTLDANNAERKQIDAQLLQAREESASRQIEISRLTTLLENARAKIDEFEQDRALGDKSDLGELLDIARKEKDLLESEVALLQESLSKSQCEVKKLKDQIAGVVEKSKVERNNAKYALADLEYKFDSLKNDKLKLAADYQLLQDTANELQVQCKCHVEDKSQLENLLSETQRHLGDAEKKLAEKEESLAEEKKLRKQENEEWEQFQSDLLMTVRVANDFKTETQVAYENLVIDNKAQRDKIRNLEQEIVKLNKEIWFLQPSDTIYREPILQNSALTIRPPSAANTVLPTEDEFITQVSEFRQQMNTLTANDLAMDEIEKNFLPGDDDEYKIKYRYKITDPDVKEESVRRSWPRNVDRSRTKSVEMSRNGNFNETIFEPEPYSSSSPSPSQTNEDSDGPPPLPDRPPPSAVVIGDEPIIQIKSAMKKQFDKLIDMVRTDKSSTEKNVTFQPPVPETIPELEFKPIATSRSTENLSTVVKPIPQYPDSMSKSTQDLTKSNDSEFAFRPLTISKSSDDILIPDIDGIRKISTSKYKKYHRAKSDERLNQMDEELYANLPIGSFSKQSIKPVDGHRKPHPLPRSTDGQAGDRTSKTIVFVLDKEKDHFVLEDPTLGENLVITAPIVEHLPSGDAQLVKITVPKNPSSPKIIEPKRAELEPLNDVEFRSKETSSSKRSVTEKFTTFCGFGGRKGRDANAQSGFYGDNTVESRIVHVKSMENLTIKSERTELTSFKSTSKEHLVSSFISYLSDDEDDSDITRPAAQDTQTSLLNTVVQQEMAVRRQRVGISRQDSRLSVKSLIESIEKSQQHAKTNGPSSICSSTSSLNSLASDVLAPNNQNGRNQSEWNENVISQNQLNTPVVASITAKSPLREQQQTVGSNVSINGSQKGLISDFGKSDLHLLKRSNYANINGLQRIEKVVRQASDDPCVATYKSEKTLDFVRRSSCGDICERKDPLSALVKNGGSKRNALLKWCQNKTVGYRNIDITNFSSSWNDGLALCAILHSYLPDSVPYDTLGPCDKRRNFSIAFSAAESVGIQTSLNISECQQERPDWQQVMAYITAIYKHFET; from the exons atgattaaattaaaatcgttgTTCCGCAGAGGACAGGGACCGTCAGGTTCGAAACATTCGTCTAGCTCGAATCACACGCAACAGTTAAAGTCTGGATCAACGGCGTCCAGTTCCGACAACATTGACAGTACCGGCATCATAAGCAAACCGCCGAAACACTATCAAGAATCCAAAGATCGTACAGACCAAAAATATAGGGGATCGAGGGATAAGCTGAGCTCCCGGGAGAGTTTAGATGTGAAAGAGACAACTAAACACTCGTTTCAGCAAGACAGCTACAATCAGCCGAGACTGCAATCGATGCCACttatacaacaacaacagcatgTTGGCAACAATAACATGATTGATCAAAGAGACGTTTCAAATTATACCGTCGATCCGCTAgccgaaattaattttgatggaCCGAAAGAG GGTGCTCGCCAACAATCTAGAATGCAAGATTTACACTCACACATTGAACGTTTAAGCCGCGAAAAAATGGCACTTGAATCAACTGTGGTCGAACTGTCGTCCTACAAAAACGAAGTGGTTTCACTGCGCAGTGACATGTCCAAACTACAA GTCAGTCACGACCGTGGTCTGAACGAAATGCAACGTCTGGCCGATGAAAATCAATCCCTTCGCAATCGATTGCGTGACGTGGTTCATTCACCATTATCGGACAATGAAAAGCAGCAAATCATTGACGATTCACAGAGATTGCACAGCTCAGCGCCGGCATCGATTGCCCTGCCAAGTAACCATGAAAACGATGGTACGCCATGTGTCACGCCCGACTGGGACAAGCATTCATTGAGTAGTGAGGTGTCGGTGGCATGTCTTCaagataaaataaatcaaatggAAGAAACGCACTATTCAACCAATGAAGAGCTGCAGGCTACACTGCAAGAGTTAGCCGACTTGCAGTCCCAACTGGCTGAACTTCAGTCCGATAATGATCGTTTAGCCGAGGAAAAAGATGTTCTATTTCAGTCGCTGTGCCGACAAACCGAAAAATTGGAAGATTCACGAAACCAGATCGGCACTTTGCAGGAGCTCTTGTTACGCGAATCGAATGTTGGCGAAAATGGTACGACAGAACGAGAGCAAAAATTGCTGGATCTACTAAAAAATGCTCAAGAGGAACGCGAAAGTTTGTTTATCAAGCAAGAGGAATTGAATTCCGTGCTGAACGAGCATCGTATTCAGTTGGAAAATGCCTCAATCGAACAGACTCGATTGAAAGAACGCATTAGTTTGCTGGATTCAACGCTTGATGCAAACAATGCCGAACGTAAGCAAATCGATGCTCAGCTGTTGCAAGCACGCGAAGAGAGTGCAAGTAGACAAATTGAGATAAGTAGACTGACCACGTTGCTGGAAAATGCTCGCGCAAAAATCGATGAATTTGAACAAGATCGTGCACTCGGCGATAAATCTGATCTAGGTGAATTGCTGGACATAGCTCGGAAAGAGAAGGATTTATTGGAAAGTGAAGTGGCATTGCTGCAGGAGTCTCTGTCGAAAAGTCAATGTGAggtgaaaaaactgaaagacCAAATTGCCGGTGTTGTTGAGAAGTCTAAAGTGGAGAGAAATAATGCCAAATACGCCTTAGCCGACTTGGAATACAAGTTTGATAGTCTGAAGAacgataaattgaaattggcaGCTGACTATCAGTTGCTGCAGGACACCGCCAACGAATTGCAGGTTCAGTGTAAATGTCACGTTGAAGACAAGTCACAGTTGGAGAATCTTCTATCGGAAACGCAAAGACATTTGGGCGATGCCGAAAAGAAATTGGCAGAGAAAGAGGAATCACTGGCTGAGGAAAAGAAACTCAGAAAACAGGAG AACGAAGAATGGGAGCAATTCCAGTCGGATTTGCTGATGACTGTGAGAGTGGCAAACGATTTCAAAACGGAAACTCAG GTTGCATACGAAAATTTAGTCATAGATAATAAAGCTCAGCGTGATAAGATCCGGAATTTGGAGCAGGAGATAGTTAAACTTAACAAGG aaatatgGTTCTTGCAACCAAGCGATACCATTTACCGAGAACCTATCCTCCAAAATTCTGCGCTAACAATACGACCACCATCTGCTGCCAATACAGTATTACCAACGGAGGACGAATTCATTACGCAAGTTTCCGAATTTCGACAACAAATGAACACCTTAACAGCGAACGATCTTGCGATGGACGAAATAGAAAAGAATTTCCTACCGGGCGACGATGACgagtacaaaataaaataccgTTACAAAATTACCGATCCCGACGTAAAAGAAGAATCGGTCCGTCGTTCCTGGCCGCGTAATGTCGACCGCAGTCGCACGAAaagtgtggaaatgtcccgtaACGGCAATTTCAACGAAACAATATTCGAACCGGAACCATATTCATCATCGTCTCCCTCACCATCTCAGACTAATGAAGATTCTGATGGACCGCCTCCGCTACCCGATCGACCACCGCCATCTGCTGTTGTCATTGGTGACGAGCCGATCATCCAGATAAAATCAGCAATGAAAAAGCAATTCGACAAACTTATCGATATGGTTCGTACGGACAAAAGTTCAACGGAAAAAAATGTCACATTTCAACCTCCTGTTCCCGAAACTATTCCCGAACTGGAATTCAAACCGATCGCCACATCTCGAAGTACGGAAAATTTGTCAACGGTTGTCAAACCGATTCCACAATATCCCGACTCCATGTCAAAGAGCACACAAGATCTTACAAAGTCCAACGATTCAGAGTTTGCATTCCGTCCGTTGACAATATCCAAAAGCTCAGATGATATTCTTATACCAGACATTGATGgcattcgaaaaatttcaacGTCCAAGTACAAAAAGTACCACCGAGCTAAGTCCGACGAACGGCTGAATCAAATGGATGAGGAGTTGTATGCCAACCTGCCAATTGGaagtttttcgaaacaatCGATTAAACCAGTTGACGGCCACCGAAAACCTCATCCGTTACCCAGATCGACTGACGGCCAAGCTGGCGATCGCACATCAAAGACCatcgtttttgttttggaCAAAGAGAAGGATCATTTCGTATTGGAAGATCCAACTCTCGGCGAAAATTTGGTGATCACAGCACCAATCGTTGAACATTTGCCATCAGGTGATGCCCAGTTGGTGAAAATAACCGTTCCGAAAAATCCCAGTTCGCCGAAGATTATCGAGCCGAAGAGAGCCGAACTTGAACCACTGAACGATGTGGAATTCCGATCGAAAGAAACCTCAAGTAGCAAACGCTCGGTAACGGAGAAATTCACGACATTTTGTGGTTTCGGTGGTAGGAAAGGACGGGACGCAAACGCTCAATCTGGATTCTATGGTGACAATACCGTTGAGAGTCGAATTGTGCATGTGAAAagtatggaaaatttgacCATCAAAAGTGAAAGAACGGAACTCACCTCGTTCAAGTCAACGTCGAAAGAGCATTTGGTGTCGTCATTTATTTCGTACCTTTCGGATGATGAAGACGACTCAGACATCACACGTC CTGCAGCTCAAGACACCCAAACATCACTACTAAACACCGTTGTTCAACAAGAAATGGCTGTGCGTCGACAACGTGTCGGTATATCGCGACAGGATTCTAGACTTTCTGTTAAGTCATTAATCGAAAGTATTGAGAAATCTCAGCAGCAT GCCAAAACGAATGGACCTAGTTCCATATGCAGCTCAACGTCAAGCCTGAACAGTCTAGCATCGGATGTATTGGCGCCGAACAATCAAAATGGTCGAAATCAAAGCGAATGGAATGAGAATGTCATTTCGCAGAATCAG cTAAATACACCGGTTGTTGCATCGATAACGGCAAAGAGTCCTCTACGCGAACAGCAACAAACTGTCGGCTCTAACGTAAGCATCAACGGAAGTCAAAAGGGCTTGATTTCAG ATTTTGGGAAATCTGACCTGCATCTTCTGAAACGTTCCAACTACGCCAACATCAACGGTTTGCAACGAATTGAAAAAGTTGTTAGACAAGCATCGGATGACCCTTGTGTTGCAACatataaaagcgaaaaaacaTTGGATTTTGTGAGACGTAGTAGCTGCGGAGACATAT GTGAACGAAAGGATCCATTAAGTGCCCTGGTCAAGAACGGTGGCTCCAAACGCAACGCTTTATTGAAGTGGTGTCAAAATAAGACTGTCGGCTATCGCAACATAGACATAACGAATTTCAGTTCCTCATGGAATGATGGCTTAGCTTTATGCGCGATTCTGCACTCATACTTACCTGATTCTGTACCGTACGACACGCTCGGTCCGTGTGACAAGCGGCGCAATTTTTCGATTGCTTTTTCAGCGGCTGAAAGTGTTGGAATTCAAACATCACTG AATATTAGCGAATGTCAACAGGAACGACCGGACTGGCAACAAGTAATGGCATATATCACAGCCATATACAAACATTTCGAGACTTGA
- the LOC119074552 gene encoding cytospin-A-like isoform X3 — translation MPLIQQQQHVGNNNMIDQRDVSNYTVDPLAEINFDGPKEGARQQSRMQDLHSHIERLSREKMALESTVVELSSYKNEVVSLRSDMSKLQVSHDRGLNEMQRLADENQSLRNRLRDVVHSPLSDNEKQQIIDDSQRLHSSAPASIALPSNHENDGTPCVTPDWDKHSLSSEVSVACLQDKINQMEETHYSTNEELQATLQELADLQSQLAELQSDNDRLAEEKDVLFQSLCRQTEKLEDSRNQIGTLQELLLRESNVGENGTTEREQKLLDLLKNAQEERESLFIKQEELNSVLNEHRIQLENASIEQTRLKERISLLDSTLDANNAERKQIDAQLLQAREESASRQIEISRLTTLLENARAKIDEFEQDRALGDKSDLGELLDIARKEKDLLESEVALLQESLSKSQCEVKKLKDQIAGVVEKSKVERNNAKYALADLEYKFDSLKNDKLKLAADYQLLQDTANELQVQCKCHVEDKSQLENLLSETQRHLGDAEKKLAEKEESLAEEKKLRKQENEEWEQFQSDLLMTVRVANDFKTETQVAYENLVIDNKAQRDKIRNLEQEIVKLNKEIWFLQPSDTIYREPILQNSALTIRPPSAANTVLPTEDEFITQVSEFRQQMNTLTANDLAMDEIEKNFLPGDDDEYKIKYRYKITDPDVKEESVRRSWPRNVDRSRTKSVEMSRNGNFNETIFEPEPYSSSSPSPSQTNEDSDGPPPLPDRPPPSAVVIGDEPIIQIKSAMKKQFDKLIDMVRTDKSSTEKNVTFQPPVPETIPELEFKPIATSRSTENLSTVVKPIPQYPDSMSKSTQDLTKSNDSEFAFRPLTISKSSDDILIPDIDGIRKISTSKYKKYHRAKSDERLNQMDEELYANLPIGSFSKQSIKPVDGHRKPHPLPRSTDGQAGDRTSKTIVFVLDKEKDHFVLEDPTLGENLVITAPIVEHLPSGDAQLVKITVPKNPSSPKIIEPKRAELEPLNDVEFRSKETSSSKRSVTEKFTTFCGFGGRKGRDANAQSGFYGDNTVESRIVHVKSMENLTIKSERTELTSFKSTSKEHLVSSFISYLSDDEDDSDITRPAAQDTQTSLLNTVVQQEMAVRRQRVGISRQDSRLSVKSLIESIEKSQQHAKTNGPSSICSSTSSLNSLASDVLAPNNQNGRNQSEWNENVISQNQLNTPVVASITAKSPLREQQQTVGSNVSINGSQKGLISDFGKSDLHLLKRSNYANINGLQRIEKVVRQASDDPCVATYKSEKTLDFVRRSSCGDICERKDPLSALVKNGGSKRNALLKWCQNKTVGYRNIDITNFSSSWNDGLALCAILHSYLPDSVPYDTLGPCDKRRNFSIAFSAAESVGIQTSLNISECQQERPDWQQVMAYITAIYKHFET, via the exons ATGCCACttatacaacaacaacagcatgTTGGCAACAATAACATGATTGATCAAAGAGACGTTTCAAATTATACCGTCGATCCGCTAgccgaaattaattttgatggaCCGAAAGAG GGTGCTCGCCAACAATCTAGAATGCAAGATTTACACTCACACATTGAACGTTTAAGCCGCGAAAAAATGGCACTTGAATCAACTGTGGTCGAACTGTCGTCCTACAAAAACGAAGTGGTTTCACTGCGCAGTGACATGTCCAAACTACAA GTCAGTCACGACCGTGGTCTGAACGAAATGCAACGTCTGGCCGATGAAAATCAATCCCTTCGCAATCGATTGCGTGACGTGGTTCATTCACCATTATCGGACAATGAAAAGCAGCAAATCATTGACGATTCACAGAGATTGCACAGCTCAGCGCCGGCATCGATTGCCCTGCCAAGTAACCATGAAAACGATGGTACGCCATGTGTCACGCCCGACTGGGACAAGCATTCATTGAGTAGTGAGGTGTCGGTGGCATGTCTTCaagataaaataaatcaaatggAAGAAACGCACTATTCAACCAATGAAGAGCTGCAGGCTACACTGCAAGAGTTAGCCGACTTGCAGTCCCAACTGGCTGAACTTCAGTCCGATAATGATCGTTTAGCCGAGGAAAAAGATGTTCTATTTCAGTCGCTGTGCCGACAAACCGAAAAATTGGAAGATTCACGAAACCAGATCGGCACTTTGCAGGAGCTCTTGTTACGCGAATCGAATGTTGGCGAAAATGGTACGACAGAACGAGAGCAAAAATTGCTGGATCTACTAAAAAATGCTCAAGAGGAACGCGAAAGTTTGTTTATCAAGCAAGAGGAATTGAATTCCGTGCTGAACGAGCATCGTATTCAGTTGGAAAATGCCTCAATCGAACAGACTCGATTGAAAGAACGCATTAGTTTGCTGGATTCAACGCTTGATGCAAACAATGCCGAACGTAAGCAAATCGATGCTCAGCTGTTGCAAGCACGCGAAGAGAGTGCAAGTAGACAAATTGAGATAAGTAGACTGACCACGTTGCTGGAAAATGCTCGCGCAAAAATCGATGAATTTGAACAAGATCGTGCACTCGGCGATAAATCTGATCTAGGTGAATTGCTGGACATAGCTCGGAAAGAGAAGGATTTATTGGAAAGTGAAGTGGCATTGCTGCAGGAGTCTCTGTCGAAAAGTCAATGTGAggtgaaaaaactgaaagacCAAATTGCCGGTGTTGTTGAGAAGTCTAAAGTGGAGAGAAATAATGCCAAATACGCCTTAGCCGACTTGGAATACAAGTTTGATAGTCTGAAGAacgataaattgaaattggcaGCTGACTATCAGTTGCTGCAGGACACCGCCAACGAATTGCAGGTTCAGTGTAAATGTCACGTTGAAGACAAGTCACAGTTGGAGAATCTTCTATCGGAAACGCAAAGACATTTGGGCGATGCCGAAAAGAAATTGGCAGAGAAAGAGGAATCACTGGCTGAGGAAAAGAAACTCAGAAAACAGGAG AACGAAGAATGGGAGCAATTCCAGTCGGATTTGCTGATGACTGTGAGAGTGGCAAACGATTTCAAAACGGAAACTCAG GTTGCATACGAAAATTTAGTCATAGATAATAAAGCTCAGCGTGATAAGATCCGGAATTTGGAGCAGGAGATAGTTAAACTTAACAAGG aaatatgGTTCTTGCAACCAAGCGATACCATTTACCGAGAACCTATCCTCCAAAATTCTGCGCTAACAATACGACCACCATCTGCTGCCAATACAGTATTACCAACGGAGGACGAATTCATTACGCAAGTTTCCGAATTTCGACAACAAATGAACACCTTAACAGCGAACGATCTTGCGATGGACGAAATAGAAAAGAATTTCCTACCGGGCGACGATGACgagtacaaaataaaataccgTTACAAAATTACCGATCCCGACGTAAAAGAAGAATCGGTCCGTCGTTCCTGGCCGCGTAATGTCGACCGCAGTCGCACGAAaagtgtggaaatgtcccgtaACGGCAATTTCAACGAAACAATATTCGAACCGGAACCATATTCATCATCGTCTCCCTCACCATCTCAGACTAATGAAGATTCTGATGGACCGCCTCCGCTACCCGATCGACCACCGCCATCTGCTGTTGTCATTGGTGACGAGCCGATCATCCAGATAAAATCAGCAATGAAAAAGCAATTCGACAAACTTATCGATATGGTTCGTACGGACAAAAGTTCAACGGAAAAAAATGTCACATTTCAACCTCCTGTTCCCGAAACTATTCCCGAACTGGAATTCAAACCGATCGCCACATCTCGAAGTACGGAAAATTTGTCAACGGTTGTCAAACCGATTCCACAATATCCCGACTCCATGTCAAAGAGCACACAAGATCTTACAAAGTCCAACGATTCAGAGTTTGCATTCCGTCCGTTGACAATATCCAAAAGCTCAGATGATATTCTTATACCAGACATTGATGgcattcgaaaaatttcaacGTCCAAGTACAAAAAGTACCACCGAGCTAAGTCCGACGAACGGCTGAATCAAATGGATGAGGAGTTGTATGCCAACCTGCCAATTGGaagtttttcgaaacaatCGATTAAACCAGTTGACGGCCACCGAAAACCTCATCCGTTACCCAGATCGACTGACGGCCAAGCTGGCGATCGCACATCAAAGACCatcgtttttgttttggaCAAAGAGAAGGATCATTTCGTATTGGAAGATCCAACTCTCGGCGAAAATTTGGTGATCACAGCACCAATCGTTGAACATTTGCCATCAGGTGATGCCCAGTTGGTGAAAATAACCGTTCCGAAAAATCCCAGTTCGCCGAAGATTATCGAGCCGAAGAGAGCCGAACTTGAACCACTGAACGATGTGGAATTCCGATCGAAAGAAACCTCAAGTAGCAAACGCTCGGTAACGGAGAAATTCACGACATTTTGTGGTTTCGGTGGTAGGAAAGGACGGGACGCAAACGCTCAATCTGGATTCTATGGTGACAATACCGTTGAGAGTCGAATTGTGCATGTGAAAagtatggaaaatttgacCATCAAAAGTGAAAGAACGGAACTCACCTCGTTCAAGTCAACGTCGAAAGAGCATTTGGTGTCGTCATTTATTTCGTACCTTTCGGATGATGAAGACGACTCAGACATCACACGTC CTGCAGCTCAAGACACCCAAACATCACTACTAAACACCGTTGTTCAACAAGAAATGGCTGTGCGTCGACAACGTGTCGGTATATCGCGACAGGATTCTAGACTTTCTGTTAAGTCATTAATCGAAAGTATTGAGAAATCTCAGCAGCAT GCCAAAACGAATGGACCTAGTTCCATATGCAGCTCAACGTCAAGCCTGAACAGTCTAGCATCGGATGTATTGGCGCCGAACAATCAAAATGGTCGAAATCAAAGCGAATGGAATGAGAATGTCATTTCGCAGAATCAG cTAAATACACCGGTTGTTGCATCGATAACGGCAAAGAGTCCTCTACGCGAACAGCAACAAACTGTCGGCTCTAACGTAAGCATCAACGGAAGTCAAAAGGGCTTGATTTCAG ATTTTGGGAAATCTGACCTGCATCTTCTGAAACGTTCCAACTACGCCAACATCAACGGTTTGCAACGAATTGAAAAAGTTGTTAGACAAGCATCGGATGACCCTTGTGTTGCAACatataaaagcgaaaaaacaTTGGATTTTGTGAGACGTAGTAGCTGCGGAGACATAT GTGAACGAAAGGATCCATTAAGTGCCCTGGTCAAGAACGGTGGCTCCAAACGCAACGCTTTATTGAAGTGGTGTCAAAATAAGACTGTCGGCTATCGCAACATAGACATAACGAATTTCAGTTCCTCATGGAATGATGGCTTAGCTTTATGCGCGATTCTGCACTCATACTTACCTGATTCTGTACCGTACGACACGCTCGGTCCGTGTGACAAGCGGCGCAATTTTTCGATTGCTTTTTCAGCGGCTGAAAGTGTTGGAATTCAAACATCACTG AATATTAGCGAATGTCAACAGGAACGACCGGACTGGCAACAAGTAATGGCATATATCACAGCCATATACAAACATTTCGAGACTTGA